The following are encoded in a window of Fluviibacter phosphoraccumulans genomic DNA:
- a CDS encoding ParA family protein: protein MKTLVVSINKGGVGKTTFVSQFGRYANQLGLRTLLIDLDDQGNLTRSLERQGSAQRLKRTVTEILFDPVSDTDLGCTSFSVLAADGGLTKAVVETSQLKATHQGVERERATIAHQHFAEFLKVVSPHYDLCLIDGPPALDIRVMMALALADYALCPIQLAQESIEGMSHTLNGPRGILRIKGTVNNRLEFLGFLPNMVESTARQKEALLQLGEKLGHHFLRDDEGRVVLIPLRQSIRDAQGQGVSLAKLARSNTQARDTWGKVRRIFDQVLDRMELRHKIEALHEQRLEAQRIEKSQQRLARICEPESALQDDLAVMDEAVREEASHV, encoded by the coding sequence ATGAAGACACTTGTTGTCAGTATCAACAAAGGCGGGGTCGGTAAAACGACGTTTGTCAGTCAGTTTGGCCGCTACGCCAACCAGCTGGGGCTCAGAACCTTGCTGATTGATCTGGATGATCAGGGTAACCTGACCCGATCCCTTGAACGGCAGGGAAGCGCCCAACGCCTAAAACGTACCGTCACTGAAATCCTGTTTGATCCAGTGAGCGACACTGATCTGGGATGTACCTCCTTCAGTGTTCTGGCAGCCGATGGGGGATTAACCAAAGCCGTCGTTGAAACCTCACAGCTCAAGGCTACGCATCAGGGCGTTGAACGGGAACGTGCCACCATTGCCCATCAGCATTTCGCAGAATTTCTGAAAGTGGTCAGTCCGCATTACGACCTGTGCCTGATTGACGGCCCACCGGCTCTGGATATCAGGGTCATGATGGCACTTGCTCTGGCGGACTATGCGCTTTGCCCGATCCAGCTGGCCCAGGAGAGCATTGAAGGGATGTCACATACCCTCAATGGGCCGCGCGGCATTCTGCGGATCAAAGGCACCGTCAACAACCGTCTCGAATTCCTGGGGTTTCTGCCGAATATGGTGGAAAGCACCGCACGCCAGAAAGAAGCACTACTTCAACTCGGCGAGAAGCTCGGTCACCACTTCCTGCGTGATGACGAAGGTCGCGTTGTGCTGATTCCGTTACGCCAGTCGATCCGTGATGCGCAGGGACAGGGCGTCTCTCTGGCAAAACTGGCCAGATCCAATACGCAGGCACGGGATACCTGGGGCAAGGTACGGCGGATATTCGATCAGGTTCTGGATCGTATGGAACTGCGACACAAGATCGAAGCGCTGCACGAACAGCGACTAGAAGCCCAACGCATAGAGAAGTCGCAGC
- a CDS encoding transcriptional regulator, whose translation MLEFPTMETHVNASVKRACKAVGGQRALANALGIADAQVNQWVTGRRSVPVKYCQSIVELTEGLVSLQELRPDDWHLIWPTPKSTEVDLIHANPYDPSEGKLI comes from the coding sequence ATGCTAGAGTTTCCGACCATGGAAACCCATGTCAATGCTTCTGTTAAACGCGCCTGCAAAGCGGTAGGTGGCCAGCGTGCATTGGCAAATGCCCTGGGTATCGCAGACGCTCAGGTCAATCAATGGGTCACCGGCAGACGCAGCGTTCCAGTCAAGTACTGCCAATCAATCGTCGAACTGACTGAAGGGCTGGTTTCTCTGCAGGAACTTCGCCCCGATGACTGGCACCTCATCTGGCCGACCCCGAAATCCACTGAAGTCGATCTGATTCACGCAAACCCATACGACCCCAGCGAAGGGAAGCTCATATGA